The Ornithodoros turicata isolate Travis unplaced genomic scaffold, ASM3712646v1 Chromosome110, whole genome shotgun sequence genome includes a region encoding these proteins:
- the LOC135371542 gene encoding uncharacterized protein LOC135371542, translating to MALDQEIPEIRRFFEDSVIPHMKKYIQNGIPSTDATQIEKEKKARLNKAFNVGKLKVKFENHLKNSVWENRLLHVFTGPELTLFEFDEFDAFGIPNGQSVRLRRICSNDTDYAEKLDELCSTLAQRDYPDSLLTEFRRKALTLDRNEVLENRKNPDACQISFITRYSNALPNIKAILQKHEPLLQSSDRLNNIFTNPIQVTYRRARNLADSLVNAKISKTSAPYTGTRPCNLPRCKTCKHVQHANSIKSTASNYTHPVNHAFTCTSSNVIYCIECGDCSMQYIGETGQQMNNRLTGHRTDTSNKLPKAVAEHFNVPGHNFDNIKLYILETGFRSTRDRRDRESYLIYKFNALHPSGINKSQGTLETLHK from the coding sequence ATGGCTCTGGATCAGGAGATACCAGAAATACGTAGGTTTTTCGAGGATAGTGTCATTCCGCACATGAAGAAATACATTCAAAATGGAATCCCGTCGACAGATGCGACACAgatagaaaaggaaaaaaaggcgAGACTCAACAAAGCTTTCAATGTTGGCAAACTCAAAGTCAAATTCGAGAACCATCTGAAGAACAGTGTCTGGGAAAACAGATTGCTTCATGTTTTTACTGGTCCAGAACTGACGCTTTTCGAATTCGACGAATTCGACGCttttggaattcctaatgggcagagtgtaagactacgcagaatttgttcaaacgacacagattacgctgagaagcttgacgaactctgcagtacacttgcccaaagggactatccagactccctcctaaccgaattccgtcgcaaggcactcacactcgatcgaaacgaggttctggaaaaccgaaaaaatcccgacgcgtgccaaataagcttcatcacaagatattccaacgcacttccaaacatcaaagccattctacagaagcacgagcccctcctccaaagcagtgaccgacttaacaacatattcacaaatcccatacaggtgacataccgacgcgcaagaaacctggcagactccttggtcaatgccaaaatcagcaaaacgagcgccccgtacacgggaacacgaccctgcaacctcccacgctgcaaaacatgcaagcacgttcaacacgctaactccatcaaaagcactgcgagcaattacacccaccccgttaaccacgcattcacatgcacaagctccaatgttatatactgcattgaatgcggcgactgctctatgcaatacattggtgaaaccggccaacaaatgaacaaccgccttaccggacacagaaccgacacgtccaacaaactccccaaagcagtcgccgaacactttaacgttcctggtcacaattttgacaacattaaactatatattctagaaaccgggtttagatccacacgtgacagacgtgatagggagtcttatctcatatacaagttcaacgctcttcacccgtccggtatcaacaaatcacaaggcaccctagaaacacttcacaaataa